The nucleotide window tgatggattttttaattatactgcGTCTCTTACGATAACATTAACATTACAACGTAAATTGTTTAATGAGAACGGAGAAAAGGTGATGTGTATTCTATGTAAAGTGCTCACacgagatatacatatacacacatatgtagAGAAGCAGTTTTAGactatttcaatatttgtgaCAGCGGGTGAACGGTATGAAAGGGTGCgttattgtacataaaaagaaagaaaaaacaaggAAATGAAATTAGAATTCAAATGAcattatatgtaatgttttttttgcattccaaTGGATCTCCGAGTACAACCGACAAAGTATTCTAGAACGCTGCTCATAAATCCATTACAAGCGACATAATTATGCTtagatttacaattttttttcttaatacattgagaaaaaatatttgcaaggATCGATAAGTTTACGTAATGGCTCGTTTCTTGTTGAAACGAAAGAACAGTATTgctagatattttaaaacttgtgcatttttttatagaaataattatttactgcCGTTTAACTCTAAATTGAATCCCAAGATAAATAGGAATAAATGTCTTTTAATGGGTTAAACACGTAGCAGCAGCGTTCTTATATAGTGATAGgatctctaattaaaaatgtgatcaaagattaaaaacagtaacaaaatatataatttaactgtCATTTGCACAAAGTAAATGTATTCTCTGTATTATGTTGAAAGGCAAATAGCCATAGTCTAAGACATAGCTTTATCTTCGTATTCACTTACAAACAGTGGTAGCCACGATGAATGCACATAGTAGATATTTGTATTCGATACATTAGATAtggaagaggaagaaagaaagaaagaaagagagagagagagagagaaaactggacatacaaatttattcgcTATTTCCTCAATAAGGAAAAATAGATCTGTGTCGTTCAAACATACTCTTAACTTTAATGAATCTGCCTTTATTTCACCACTGCGTCGCCCGTTTTAGAAACGAGTTTCACATTTGTGCGCGGGTTCACACTACTATGATTGTTATCCTACGATGACAGTCACTTAGATAGACTGTAGCTGTTGCTGACGTATGACAAGCAGGGTAGAGAAGAGTCGTGGAAAAAATTTCCGTATCGCTGCCAAAGGGCTAATAATGAagatgtgtatgtgtatatatgtatatatgcacacatgtgatgagttttttttttttgcatacatacgtgtatgtgtatgtgtgtgcgcgtatgtgtgtatgtctcTCGAGCCAGTCACGTATATTTAGTCaagagttaataaaattagaaggcATAgcatatgaaatttatttcaatatttctctcttcgtataaaaaaagtatatatatatatatatatatatatataaaatttaatatcaatacagtacattcaaaatatattttgatttgaatataaaaagaaaaactataaCATGATGAAGGATTactttacgtatatatatacgagtCGTGCGATCTCGATTCAGAGACCGTACTCTTTGATAAGATTCCCAGCGATTACGAGCCTCTGGATCTCGGACGTACCCTCGTAGATCTCCGTGATACGTGCATCCCTGTAATGACGTTCCGCCGGCATGTCCGACACGTATCCCATCCCTCCCAAAATCTGTATGCATTGATGAGCGCAGAATGTGGCACTTTCTGACGCAGAGAGTTTTGCCATAGCGGCTTCCTAACGAAtgagaaattatatgtatatggatGCGTAAAAAACCtgttaagataaattattctcaCTTTGCCATTGAGAAGAATGcaagagaaattttatgtatctaaTAAGATACGCAAAGTGTCATgtttaatgaaagaaataaagattatatacgCGATAAGATAAAGAACATCACTTCTAACAAGTGAATATATTGTATGGTATAGATTgtgaatgaatatttaattattttaaacgcaCCTTCGTGTACGACTTGCCATTATCCTTCAGCTGAGCCGCCCGCCACGTCAACAATCTTGAACTTTCCAGTTTCAAAGCCATGTCGGCAATTTTTTGTTGAATCGCCTGCAGCTTCATGATAGGTTGACCAAAGGCTTGACGTTTCGCTGCGTAATCTATCGCGCAATCCAAAGATGCCTGAGCTATGCCCAACGCTTGTCCAGCGATTCCTATTCTGCCAGCGTCTGCAGAGATGACACTATGttagaattatttcaaattcgCGTGCATAATCATTCGCATACCTAGAGTCATCATTGCGATTTTAAAGCCCATTCCCGGTTCGCCTAGAATGTTATCTCTTGATACTTGACAATCTTCAAAGATCAAGGAGCAAGTACTGCTTCCTCGTATACCCAGTTTATCTTCCTTCTTGCCCAAAGTCAGACCAGTTGTCGGTTTATCGACTATGAAAGCGCTTATACCTTTGTGCTTCTTAGACTTGTCGGTCGTTGCGAAAAGAACTACCGCCTCAGCTTCATAAGCATTCGTTATCCATGATTTGGtaccattaataatataagcaTTTCCATTTGCCTTGGCAGTAGTAGACGCAGCACCAGCATCAGATCCATTGCCTGGTTCGCTCAGTGCAAAGCAACCAATCTTTTCTCCGGTCACAAAGGgagtaatgtatttttctttctgctTATCGGTTCCAAATTTGTCTATTGGACCCAAATAGAGAGAATTGTTCACACTCATTATAACTCCAGCAGCTGCGCAACCTCTTGAAATTTCTTCCATGGCTATAGCATAGGCCAAGTAATCTAATCCTGTACCACCTAATGCTTCGGGAATGCATAAACCCATAAGACCCAGTTCACCCATTTTCTTAATCTGTTCCTTTGGAAAGAGATGTTTCTGGTCAACTTCTGCCGCAATAGGTTTCAATTCATTTTCAGCAAAGTCTCTGCAATTATGAGAGATTTTCATAACATAGCTGATACACTTTACATACTGTATTGAGTAAGATATTTCTATGCAAAGcatatagatttaattaatctctatataaaacatcttgtacaatataataccTGCATGTCTTGTATAACATCTGATGTGTATCTGGTAACATAGCAAGCGAAGCAACATGACGGCTGATAGCACCTCTGGACACATTATTGACATTTGctgcatacatatacaaacacaaaaaataatacattaatgataataatacatataatccctgtaatatataatctttctaaaaatatttataaataacattaattttttttagacatttaGAAAAATCTCTATTGTATTTACCGAGTAATCTTGAGCATAACATTGCCGTTGTTGTTTATATTAACGTTAAACTTGTAGCAGTAGTAGAACttgttatataaagtatatacaataaattgaaGTGGACTTTAGAACTTTGATCAGAATACGATtcgatatattcttattatgtattatacatacatatatatatatatatatatatatatatatatatatccacaatacttgatttttttatgtataatactatattaatatgtacaaCATTATAATACACCTATTTTatcactataatataataaagtgagTTTGTTTTTTTGACAAACTACACTCCTCATCAAGTCACAGATCACAGTCTGTAAACAATAATACGTGAAATCTTCATATCACTGGAGTCGTCCCTCTTTGATATCAGCGGCCGGTAAAGTTGGTACAAAGAATTTGAGATAAATGAATGAATTGCGATTATGCGATATTGCATATGAGCGATTGTGTTATAtcgagattatttaaaatcataaatagcCAGACATGAgcgaatatattatgtatcaaGACTATCTTCGGTTCAACACCTGTAGCTCatcatctctttctctctctctctttttctttataaacttttttaaaaatattttattaaaaaataaataatcacgaTATCATAGTCACCTGAatatattgtgataaaaatttaactatataaaaagtgtaaaaacattttaaaactacattcaaatttttatcatccACATACACACGTTTAACGTTATATATTGTtgggtatataaaaaaaattgcgaacTCTTCGGCGGGTGAAAAGGTATCTCGCTTATCGAAAGGAAAAAGTTGAtcggagaaggagagaaagaaagatagagacttgataaaaaatgttgagaaGCAATCTCGGATTTCCCGCGTCCATGCGCGCATCCAACGATCAATATACCGGGTTGGTAGGTACAAGCGCGCCCGCGCACGGTCCTGGTTCGATAGCGACAAACACACTCGTCTCCATCATCCTGCCGCCGGTTCTGAAGTTTGCTCCCGCTTCGAGGAACATACGATCGCTTTTACCTCGCACTCAAAGGCGAAGATCCATCGAGTCATCATGTCCAACAACAAGTGCGTCAAACAACCTCGGAAGACGTACACGAAGGAGCAGCATGAGATGACGCACTCCGAAAAACTGAGACTGATCGACGATGAGCTCAATTCCTTTTACAAGTAACTACTCTTTCAGCATTTTCCTTGAAGTTGATTTTTATAGGATCGTTGTATCACAAATCTCGAGAGTTGCGAGAGAGTTACTTTTATTCTAgtcctataaaaaaattaataaaaaatattcatgtgtgttaacttttttatcaagCGACTAGAGATATAGTTTTGAATCGCTTTTCTACTATACGTCAccttttttcagaaaaaaaaatttttttcttatatatatatatatatatatatatatatatatatatatatatataaagaaaaaat belongs to Anoplolepis gracilipes chromosome 4, ASM4749672v1, whole genome shotgun sequence and includes:
- the Arc42 gene encoding short-chain specific acyl-CoA dehydrogenase, mitochondrial, translated to MLCSRLLANVNNVSRGAISRHVASLAMLPDTHQMLYKTCRDFAENELKPIAAEVDQKHLFPKEQIKKMGELGLMGLCIPEALGGTGLDYLAYAIAMEEISRGCAAAGVIMSVNNSLYLGPIDKFGTDKQKEKYITPFVTGEKIGCFALSEPGNGSDAGAASTTAKANGNAYIINGTKSWITNAYEAEAVVLFATTDKSKKHKGISAFIVDKPTTGLTLGKKEDKLGIRGSSTCSLIFEDCQVSRDNILGEPGMGFKIAMMTLDAGRIGIAGQALGIAQASLDCAIDYAAKRQAFGQPIMKLQAIQQKIADMALKLESSRLLTWRAAQLKDNGKSYTKEAAMAKLSASESATFCAHQCIQILGGMGYVSDMPAERHYRDARITEIYEGTSEIQRLVIAGNLIKEYGL